The following proteins come from a genomic window of Limosilactobacillus reuteri:
- a CDS encoding transposase produces the protein MTKHSYDKEFKEQAVQYYLDNKDHMTMNEISKNLGIGASTLHKWIKLFTETGEFGRGSGNFASDKDKEIARLKRQLRDAEGAIEVLKKSIGILSK, from the coding sequence ATGACGAAGCACAGTTATGACAAGGAATTTAAGGAACAGGCCGTTCAGTATTACTTAGATAACAAGGATCACATGACCATGAATGAAATAAGTAAGAATCTAGGTATTGGGGCTAGTACATTACATAAATGGATTAAGCTGTTTACTGAGACTGGGGAGTTTGGCCGTGGCTCTGGTAATTTTGCTAGCGATAAGGACAAGGAGATTGCACGACTAAAGCGTCAACTTCGTGACGCTGAAGGAGCGATCGAAGTATTAAAAAAATCAATCGGGATTCTGAGCAAGTAA
- a CDS encoding IS3 family transposase, which translates to MDVQHALESHPSINGMCDYVGISRSGYYQREKRHNHQSPRKLRKKFIQGEIKAIWLKSLCIYGAGKITQELRSKGYKIAERTVGKYMRELGIHAVYLTPWTTTTRNSKFDKQLINILDEQFNPLRPNAVWCIDTTYIPVHDGFVYLTSIMDLYSRRIIGWDLSETLEVSNVIPLIEKTKHSRNISKPLIMHSDRGSQFTSEAYNQVTANMTLSYSKKAYPWDNACIESFHALIKREWINRFKIHSYSEAKRLVFQYIETFYNTVRIHSHCGFKSPKQLEDEYQTQIQNLVVA; encoded by the coding sequence ATGGACGTTCAGCACGCTTTGGAATCCCACCCTTCCATCAATGGTATGTGTGATTATGTTGGAATCTCAAGAAGTGGTTACTATCAACGAGAAAAGCGTCATAATCACCAATCACCGCGAAAGCTTCGGAAGAAGTTTATTCAAGGTGAAATTAAAGCTATTTGGCTCAAAAGCCTTTGTATTTACGGTGCCGGCAAAATCACCCAAGAACTTCGCTCAAAAGGATATAAGATCGCTGAACGAACTGTTGGTAAGTATATGCGTGAACTTGGCATTCACGCCGTTTACCTAACCCCTTGGACGACTACCACTCGCAATTCTAAGTTTGATAAACAGCTAATAAATATTTTAGACGAGCAGTTCAATCCATTGCGACCAAACGCCGTTTGGTGCATTGACACCACTTATATTCCAGTTCATGACGGATTCGTTTATTTAACCAGTATTATGGACTTGTACTCCCGACGGATCATTGGTTGGGACTTATCTGAAACCTTGGAGGTATCGAATGTCATCCCACTTATTGAAAAGACTAAGCACAGTCGCAATATTAGCAAGCCATTAATCATGCACAGTGATCGTGGTAGCCAGTTTACGTCTGAAGCTTACAATCAAGTTACAGCTAACATGACATTAAGCTATTCAAAGAAAGCTTATCCTTGGGATAATGCCTGCATTGAGTCGTTTCATGCCTTGATTAAGCGTGAATGGATAAATCGGTTTAAAATCCATTCATACTCCGAAGCTAAACGACTAGTTTTTCAGTACATTGAAACGTTTTACAACACAGTTAGAATTCACAGTCACTGTGGATTCAAATCACCAAAGCAACTTGAAGATGAGTATCAAACTCAAATTCAAAATTTAGTCGTGGCATAG
- a CDS encoding zinc-binding dehydrogenase, whose amino-acid sequence MKKAIFEKAGQMKIVDVDRPTIEKPDDVIIKVVRTCGSDLWNFRGINPVEKDSENSGHEAIGIVEEVGEDITTVKPGDFVIAPFTHGCGHCAACRAGFDGSCQSHNDNFSSGVQAQYVRFQHGQWALVKVPGKPSNYNEGMLKSLLTLADVMATGYHAARVANVSDGDTVVVMGDGAVGLCAIIAAKMRGAKKIISTSRHADRQALAKEFGATDNVAERGDEAVQKIMELTNGAGADAVLECVGTEQSTDTAMKVGRPGTIVGRVGLPHTPKMDMTVPFYNNTIVGGGPASVTTYDKDVLLKAVLDGDINPGKVFTKSFDLDQIQEAYEAMDKREAIKSYTIMDGFERD is encoded by the coding sequence ATGAAAAAAGCTATTTTTGAAAAGGCGGGTCAAATGAAGATTGTTGATGTTGACCGTCCAACAATTGAAAAGCCTGATGACGTAATTATTAAGGTAGTGCGGACCTGTGGTTCTGACCTATGGAACTTCCGAGGAATTAATCCGGTTGAAAAAGATTCTGAAAACTCTGGTCATGAAGCAATTGGAATTGTTGAAGAAGTTGGTGAAGATATCACTACTGTCAAGCCTGGGGACTTTGTGATTGCTCCATTTACTCATGGATGTGGGCACTGTGCTGCTTGTCGCGCGGGCTTCGATGGTTCTTGCCAAAGCCACAACGATAACTTTAGCTCTGGTGTGCAAGCTCAATACGTTCGGTTCCAACACGGTCAATGGGCGCTTGTTAAAGTTCCGGGCAAGCCAAGTAACTACAATGAAGGAATGCTTAAGTCCCTCTTAACCCTTGCTGATGTTATGGCTACTGGTTACCACGCTGCACGAGTTGCTAACGTTAGTGATGGTGATACAGTTGTTGTAATGGGTGACGGTGCTGTTGGCCTTTGTGCGATTATTGCTGCTAAGATGCGGGGCGCTAAGAAGATCATTTCTACTAGTCGCCATGCTGACCGTCAAGCCCTTGCTAAGGAATTTGGTGCTACTGACAATGTTGCTGAACGTGGTGACGAAGCGGTTCAAAAGATCATGGAACTCACTAACGGTGCCGGTGCTGATGCTGTCCTTGAATGCGTTGGTACTGAACAATCAACTGATACTGCCATGAAAGTTGGCCGTCCAGGTACCATCGTTGGTCGGGTTGGCTTACCTCATACCCCAAAGATGGACATGACGGTGCCATTCTACAACAACACTATTGTCGGCGGTGGTCCAGCATCAGTAACCACTTACGACAAGGACGTATTGTTGAAGGCTGTTCTTGATGGTGACATTAACCCTGGTAAGGTCTTTACTAAGAGTTTCGACCTTGACCAAATTCAAGAAGCTTATGAAGCAATGGATAAGCGTGAAGCAATCAAGTCTTACACTATTATGGATGGCTTTGAACGCGATTAA
- a CDS encoding IS30 family transposase: MGTTILSFQNRIVIETLHNEGRSLRYIANYLGFSKTTVFNELHRLNGEYQAELAQTDFERKVSQRGRKSSLTKSLKHLIEEKIQVQKWSPEQVAHVVGIAYKTVYNWIDQGWLDVQLPDLPDHGIRRHRAKEKRGTFSHGRSIEERPHKVETRQEFGHFEADTVLSGKRKGQAVATFVERKSRLTIVKRLHGRDSQSMTQAVLELASQLQDKLKTLTVDHGKEFANYQAIEQLTGTQVYFAHAYSPHERGSNENRNRVLRRFIPKGQAIEELSDRQLVQINWYLNSRPIKCLNWHTPIEIFLLNLRH, from the coding sequence ATGGGCACCACTATTTTATCATTCCAGAACCGCATTGTCATTGAAACGCTTCATAATGAAGGACGTTCCTTACGATACATCGCTAATTACTTAGGCTTTAGTAAAACCACAGTCTTTAACGAACTTCACCGGCTCAACGGTGAGTATCAAGCTGAACTAGCGCAAACTGACTTTGAACGCAAGGTTAGTCAACGGGGGCGGAAGTCTTCACTCACTAAAAGCCTTAAGCACTTGATTGAGGAAAAGATTCAAGTCCAGAAGTGGTCCCCTGAACAAGTTGCCCATGTAGTTGGGATTGCCTACAAGACGGTCTATAACTGGATTGATCAAGGATGGCTTGATGTACAGTTACCCGATTTGCCTGATCATGGAATTCGTCGTCATCGTGCTAAAGAAAAGCGTGGTACGTTCAGTCACGGCCGCTCCATTGAGGAGCGTCCTCATAAAGTCGAAACTCGCCAAGAATTCGGCCACTTTGAAGCTGATACCGTACTTTCTGGCAAACGTAAAGGTCAAGCTGTGGCGACTTTTGTGGAGCGTAAGAGTCGCCTGACAATTGTTAAACGGCTCCATGGTCGCGACAGTCAGTCCATGACTCAAGCCGTACTTGAACTAGCTAGTCAACTTCAAGACAAGCTCAAGACGCTTACCGTGGATCATGGGAAAGAGTTCGCTAACTATCAGGCAATTGAACAGCTAACAGGTACTCAGGTTTATTTTGCCCATGCTTATTCACCACATGAACGCGGTAGTAATGAGAACCGTAACCGAGTTTTGCGACGGTTTATTCCCAAGGGACAAGCCATTGAAGAGCTGAGCGATCGCCAGCTGGTTCAAATCAATTGGTATCTGAATTCCCGACCAATTAAATGTCTTAACTGGCACACACCAATCGAGATCTTCTTGCTTAATCTACGTCACTAA
- a CDS encoding cytochrome b5 domain-containing protein: protein MMADKVMTRDELAKYNGQAGQPAYVAVEGVIYDVSAKPAWQGGRHHGNLAGQDLTDVLLEKSPHGKRVLKDLPVVGRLAE, encoded by the coding sequence ATGATGGCTGATAAGGTAATGACGAGGGATGAACTAGCAAAGTACAATGGCCAAGCTGGTCAACCTGCCTACGTAGCAGTTGAAGGTGTAATCTATGACGTCTCTGCTAAACCGGCCTGGCAGGGTGGCCGCCACCATGGAAACTTGGCCGGCCAGGACTTGACAGACGTTTTGCTTGAAAAGTCACCCCATGGTAAACGGGTATTAAAGGATCTGCCAGTCGTCGGTAGACTTGCTGAATAG
- a CDS encoding transposase, which translates to MDRNQGPLLNYLHCYSRRNFQYHWLSNQEVVERLLDFSPDLRAAYEYYQDLIATISNRSQALLDQLIKRNNLPSAMRRVKRTLAKHRQEIIASFYILLTNGPIEGANNKIKIIKRTAYGYRNFFHFRIRLLISLKTSNLMIRELSKKRTRPKAKVA; encoded by the coding sequence TTGGACCGGAATCAAGGACCCTTACTTAATTACCTACACTGTTATTCTCGGCGTAACTTCCAATATCACTGGTTATCCAATCAAGAAGTCGTCGAACGGCTACTCGATTTCTCTCCAGATCTAAGGGCTGCCTACGAATACTATCAAGACTTAATAGCCACGATTAGTAACCGCAGTCAGGCCTTGTTAGATCAGTTAATCAAGCGGAATAATTTACCAAGTGCGATGCGACGAGTTAAGCGAACCCTTGCCAAGCACCGCCAGGAGATCATTGCCAGCTTTTACATCCTACTAACCAACGGGCCGATCGAAGGCGCTAATAATAAAATCAAGATAATCAAACGAACCGCATATGGCTATCGCAACTTCTTCCATTTTCGGATTAGGCTTCTTATTTCGTTGAAGACTTCTAATCTCATGATTCGTGAATTATCAAAAAAGAGAACTAGACCAAAAGCCAAAGTAGCTTAG
- a CDS encoding transposase, whose product MTYTPLTTNELTIIAHSFVQKLKAYRVAQMINRCQVLARYKEGIKCGFETKFSNGRTEGINNRIKTIKRVACGYRYFTAFKTRIYLIIGHQIQTN is encoded by the coding sequence ATGACTTACACCCCTCTTACCACAAACGAGCTGACAATCATCGCCCATTCTTTCGTGCAAAAGCTTAAAGCGTACCGAGTGGCCCAAATGATCAACCGTTGCCAGGTTTTAGCGCGTTATAAAGAGGGGATTAAGTGTGGCTTTGAGACTAAGTTCTCAAATGGTCGAACCGAAGGGATTAATAATCGAATTAAGACTATCAAACGAGTTGCCTGTGGTTATCGTTACTTTACGGCATTTAAAACTCGGATTTATTTAATTATTGGCCACCAAATTCAAACTAACTAA
- a CDS encoding DUF4767 domain-containing protein, whose protein sequence is MKKLMEVLAIASLGVALTGCGNQSTQSSSNTAKTNSEASSSQSTATTNNTSSSESHHDSSLWNNQKNEQLASFMQKWGPTMHQSYEQYDGQNELKVSTGITYPDGLSKELVEGQSGLIGWAPSGKGDYEYNVVAIYNHDGTEPPLPNRITYFFAFHNGKPVVLVDQSNNGDPDCHPTTNMDLESNFERIATESTK, encoded by the coding sequence TTGAAAAAATTAATGGAAGTTCTTGCGATTGCTAGTTTGGGCGTTGCCTTAACTGGTTGTGGCAACCAAAGCACGCAAAGCAGTAGCAATACCGCAAAGACTAATTCAGAAGCTAGCAGTAGTCAAAGTACTGCCACTACTAATAATACAAGCAGTAGTGAATCGCACCACGATAGTTCATTGTGGAATAATCAAAAGAATGAGCAGTTGGCATCGTTTATGCAAAAATGGGGACCAACAATGCACCAATCCTATGAACAATATGATGGTCAAAATGAATTGAAGGTTTCAACAGGAATAACATACCCCGATGGTTTAAGCAAAGAATTAGTAGAAGGTCAGTCTGGCTTGATTGGCTGGGCACCATCAGGCAAGGGTGATTATGAATATAATGTTGTAGCGATCTATAATCATGACGGGACAGAACCGCCATTGCCAAATCGAATTACATACTTCTTTGCCTTCCATAATGGTAAACCGGTTGTGTTAGTTGACCAATCAAATAACGGTGATCCAGATTGTCATCCGACGACTAATATGGATCTTGAAAGCAATTTTGAACGGATCGCAACAGAATCTACTAAATAA
- a CDS encoding cytosine permease translates to MQRQTTIIENSMIWCGAGISIAEILTGTYLAPLGFTKGIAVIILGHIIGCFLLFLAGIIGGQQRLSSMNAAKISFGQNGSKFFALLNVLQLIGWTGIMIYDGALAANGVWHLNQAL, encoded by the coding sequence ATGCAACGACAGACAACAATTATCGAAAACAGCATGATTTGGTGTGGCGCCGGGATTTCAATTGCCGAAATCCTAACTGGGACTTACTTAGCTCCCCTTGGTTTTACAAAAGGGATCGCCGTAATTATCCTTGGCCACATTATCGGCTGTTTTCTGCTCTTTTTAGCTGGAATTATTGGCGGTCAGCAACGTCTTAGTTCAATGAACGCCGCAAAAATTAGTTTTGGCCAAAATGGCAGTAAGTTTTTTGCCCTATTGAATGTTCTCCAATTGATCGGTTGGACCGGCATCATGATTTATGATGGTGCATTAGCAGCCAATGGGGTCTGGCACCTTAATCAGGCATTATAG